GCCGGTGATCTCGTCACCCGCGCGGATCGCCGACTGCACCGGCGCGGCGCCGCGCCACGCGGGCAGCAGCGAGAAGTGCAGGTTCACCCAGCCGTGGGCCGGGATGTCGAGCGCGGACTGCGGCAGCAGCGCCCCGTACGCGACGACGGGGCACGCGTCGGGCGCCAGCTCCGTCAGGCGCGCGAGGAACGCGGGGTCCCCGGCGCGCGCGGGCGTGAGCACCTCGATGCCGTGCTCGTCCGCGAGCGCCCCGACGGGCGAGCGCACGACGTGGCGGCCGCGCCCGGCCTGGGCGTCGGGCCGCGTCACCACCGCGACGACCTCGTGGCGGCCGGATTCGAGCAGAGCGCGCAGCGAGGGCACCGCGGGTTCGGGGGTACCGGCGAAAACGAGCCTCATCACCGCACCTCCGGAAGCGATTCGTACTGGTTGGACATCACGGTCGAGTCTAGAAGACCCGCGCGTCGCCGCGGCGGTGGTGCCAGGATCGGGGGATGACCACGCTCAAGCAGACCCTCCACGACGACCTCACCACCGCCATCAAGGCGCGCGACCAGCTCCGCTCCGCGACCCTGCGCCTCACGCTCTCGGCCATCGGCTACGAGGAAACCGCGGGCGACACCCACCGCGAGCTCTCGGACGACGAGGTGCGCAAGATCATCACCCGCGAGGTGAAAAAGCGCCGCGACGCCGCCGAAGCGTTCGCGGGCGCCGGCCGCGCCGAATCGGCCGACCGCGAGCGCGCCGAGGCGGAGGTCCTCACGGGCTACTTGCCGGCGCAGCTCTCGGACGACGAGCTGGCGACCCTGGTGACGGACGCCGTGGCGAGCACCGGCGCTTCCGGGATGGCGGGCATGGGCGCGGTGATGAAGGCGGTGCAGCCGAAGGTGGCGGGGCGCGCGGAGGGCGGCCGGGTCGCGGCAGAGGTGAAGAAGCAGCTGGCCGGCTGAGCGGCTGCCACCGGCGAACGCTGTGCGGGCCGGCGAGCTGGTCGGGCGGAGTCTGCCACCGAAAAGAGAAAACCCGGTCCCCGCCGTGTGCGGGACCGGGTTCCCGGCCGCCCGGGAATCGTGGTGTGCCAAGGAGAACGAAGACGACCTACTGAAGCGCGAGGACGGCCAGCGTCGTCAGTCCGCCGAGGCCGCCGACCGCCATGACGACGCCGGCGAGCGCGGCGGCCGACGCGGCGATCTTCACGACGAAGCCGACGATCCGCCGCACGACCCGGACCGCGACGATGAACACGACGAGGGCGAGCACCAGCACGACCGTCGACGTGTCCGGGCCGGTTTCGGTGGCGGCGGCCGCCAGCGCGTTCATCGACGGCCTCGCCCGGCGCCGATCCGTTCGACCGGCGGGATTTCGCGTGCGGCATCACGCCAGGCCTCGAACTCGCGGCGGGTTTCGAGGGCGCGGCGGCGTTCGGAACCCAGGCGCCAGGCCCAGCGCCACCCGACGGCGAGCGAGATGACCGAGCCGAGTACGAGCACCAGAACCGCTTGTGCGACAAGGCCGCTGAGGTCAGCGACGCTCAGGAGCACGAGCAGCGCCCACAGCTGGAGCACGGTGAACGGAATCACGATCGCGGCCGCGTAGACCCCACGACGCCAGCGGATCGGTTGCGGGGCAGGAAGAAACGGGTCCATGACTACCTCCGTGGTGGGTGCGTGCTTCCAGAATTCCCCTGCGGGGCAGGGAAATCTGTGTCTGGAGACACGTTCGGGAGAAAATCACGGACCTCATTCCCGACCGAGCTCGGCGTCGACCGCACAGAAATTCCCACGACACGGGGAAATCCCCAGCCGCACACCACCGAACCGGCCGTGGCGCAGGCAAATCCGCGCCGGCCAGGACGTTCGGACAAGTTCAGCGGGCAAGCCGGCTCAGTTCCGCGAACCGGTGGATCACCACCTGTCCGCGGGCGGTGCTGAGTACGCCGAGCCGGCGCAGTTCCCGCGTCACCCGGGCCCACGATTCGCGCGAAACCGCCGCGGTGGTCGCGAGTTCCGCTTGCGTGCCGGGGATCGCGATGACGATGTCGTCGCCCCGGCGCACCCCGTGCTGCACGGCCAGCTGCATCAGCTGCGCCGCGACGCGCCGGGTGATCGTGCCGCCGCCGACGTCGAGCCGCTGCCGGCCGATGTCGCGCAGCCGGTCGGCCAGGACCAGCAGCAACGCCCAGGAGATCGCCGCTTCGCGCCGGCACAGCGCGGCGAAGCGGGCGGCGGGCAGAACGAGCGCGTCGAGGTCGTCCAGCGCCGCCACGGTCGCCGACCGCGGGCCGCCGTCGATGGCGCCGAGCTCGCCGACCACGTCGCCCGCGCCGCGCACGGCGATCACGATCTCGCGGCCGTCGGAAGTCGCGTTGGTGATCCGGACGTGGCCGGAGAGCAGGAGCACCACCACCGCGGCGCGGTCGCCTTCGCGGCACACCACGTCGCCCCGGCGGTAGCTGCGGCGGACCGCCAGCTCCGCCACCTTGCCGCGGTCGGCCTCGCCCAGCGCCGGCCAGAATCCGGTCGTCTCCACGGGTCACCTCCGGCTCGTCAGGCGGTGAGCCCCGTCCTGGGGCTGCCGGCCCCGGCCCAGTCGGCGGTGCGGAGCCAGCCCCGCATCCGCCTGCCGCCCACCCGCACGTGGAACGCGTCGGTGAACGCGGCGCGGTCGATGCCGTCGTAGTCGTGGCGGACCACCGACCAGTGGATGGCCTCGGAGACCGCCAGCGCGAGCGGCCCGTCGGTGGTGCGCAGCCGGCGCCGAAGCTCGGCGGCGTCGAGCAGCCGGCAGGCGAGGTCGACGTCCTCGCCGTAGGGGCC
The sequence above is a segment of the Amycolatopsis sp. 2-15 genome. Coding sequences within it:
- a CDS encoding Crp/Fnr family transcriptional regulator, producing METTGFWPALGEADRGKVAELAVRRSYRRGDVVCREGDRAAVVVLLLSGHVRITNATSDGREIVIAVRGAGDVVGELGAIDGGPRSATVAALDDLDALVLPAARFAALCRREAAISWALLLVLADRLRDIGRQRLDVGGGTITRRVAAQLMQLAVQHGVRRGDDIVIAIPGTQAELATTAAVSRESWARVTRELRRLGVLSTARGQVVIHRFAELSRLAR
- a CDS encoding GatB/YqeY domain-containing protein, with amino-acid sequence MTTLKQTLHDDLTTAIKARDQLRSATLRLTLSAIGYEETAGDTHRELSDDEVRKIITREVKKRRDAAEAFAGAGRAESADRERAEAEVLTGYLPAQLSDDELATLVTDAVASTGASGMAGMGAVMKAVQPKVAGRAEGGRVAAEVKKQLAG